TGCGTGTTGATAAAGGagtaatatttgaattacacGTTTGGTTTTTAGCTgaatagattttttttagatattgtCGTGTTCGATGATTATATCTTCTTCCGTTGTTCAGGCTGTGGTGGGTATTGAGAGATAATGTCCAAGTACTATACGTTCTATCACTAAATACTGAAATACAGACCACCATTACAAATCTATTGGAGATTTTAAAGCAATGTGCAATTTGCAGATCGAACTTTcccaattttatgttttactacAGATGTAATGTTTTTGTAAGACAATTTCATCTCTTTTCGTTTGGAAATCATCGACGGTAAAAGAGAACAtcgaataaaaaaatcaacaagcTTGAATACCATGCGTTCTGCTTGTTTGAATGAGTTACATTTCTTTCCGACGAATGAATGAGTTTCATTTCTTTCCGACGAATGaataaattacatttcttttGCGACGAGTGAATGAATTACATTTCTATcagatgaatgaatgaattacaTTTCTTTCCGACGAATGAATGAGTTACATTTCTTTCCGACGAATGAATGAGTTACATTTATTTCCGACGAATGtatgaattaaatgaatgagttacatttctttttttcaatttgaatattGGAACCGGATGTTCATTCCGGTTCCGAAAGTGTACATAATCATCTCAGATTGTATTTTCCACAAAAAGGCTTGGCTCATCGTTACGATTTCTTTTTCTCAAATTTAATCTTTCCTGGAAGGCACGTTCCTCTTCAGATTCTGATAAAACCTCGCAAAGCAATTAATTATTTTCGATATAACTTTATCGGATTGGGAAATTATACCACTTTACTTCTCGTAGATTCCTCCATATAATCGGAAATTCAAacattcttttcaaataataacaaacagaaGAGGAAATCAAGATATGGAATCAAATTGAAAATCTCTCCCGAAAATTGCAATGACCATGGCGACACAAACGTTCCTCACGACGGGGCTGCTAGTGTAAACAGCGCCGAAAGTGAGAGTAAACGtagaaagaaaacaatttcCCCTCTATTACGACAAAAGTACTCGCTAGATTACACAAATTAATTCGCGTTGAGTGTCCCCGGCAAATGGGACGCGAGTGACAGGACAAAATGTTACTATTACTTATATGTTGACCAAATTGCCAGATATCAGCCTTTTAGACAACGTCACTGGGCTCATGTCAATTAAGACAGTTTTCCTATAATTGCAGTAATTTTCTAATATGACtatagtaaattaaaacaattttcagcACTTAGTCCCCAAGGATTTTGCTGAGCTACCTGTTGCGTGTGCGCCCAGTATTcctgaaaacaaacaagttaCGCCAATGACTGGTGGGCAGAAGCGGCCGGCGGTATAGAACGGACGTAAACGTAGCTAAGAAGCGCATCACTCCTGTGATTTCCTTTGATTCAGTGTTCCAATAAAAGCCACTTAATTATAAATGCGACGTCACGACAGCGAGGTGTGTGATTCGGAAATAGAGAATATAAGGTAGCCACTGACAGGAGATATTGGTTATTTTCACATTGGTTCCGCAGAGGTACGAAGCAGCTAGCAAAGACGACTTGAATTAACGCGGTAATCAACGTTTTGAGTGCTTAGAAAATGAGATTACGGCAAGCAATGtacatatttgtgttgttttatgcaTCTTTGGTATTTTCTATTCTCGCGGAAGAAACATTTAGcaaaaatgatgataatgaaaGAAATAAGAGAGACCTTTCAGACTTTGATGCAAACAATTTAGTGAAGGAAAAAAGACAGCGTGATTTTATAGGTAAACGAATGCGCGACTTCGTCGGAAAGAGATCCGTGGAGGACGATGGGTACGCGCTTGATCTCTCAGGTGCTGCGGACGACTACGGGGACGTTGATAAACGTTACAGGGACTTTCTCGGCAAACGGAACTACCCCGATAAAATAGAAAGCGAAAAACGCATGCGGGATTTCCTCGGCAAACGGGATTTCGAATATTTGGACACTGATGACTTGACAGCGGGTGAAATGCCTCCATATACTGAATCGTTTGAAGACGAACGCGGAACACATTCCTACGAAAAACGCATGAGAGACTTTGTCGGCAAGCGAGCGTACGGTGGCGACGTATCATATCTTGTGAAGCGCCTACGAGATTTCGTCGGGAAACGTTTTACTCCTGAAGACATTATGATGCTGCGATCAAGATATTTTGTTAGAAAACCAAAATATGAACGAGAACTTATAGGTAAAAGATCAACTCCCTTATACGTTAGCGATATTCAAGAGGATAAAAGGATGCGTGATTTTCTTGGAAAACGTATGCGTGATTTTGTTGGCAAAAGGATGCGGGATTTCCTTGGCTAACTTGACCATGTGCGCTGTAAGTTAAAACAGCTTGaattaaaacacatgatttcCATTGTTCTGTGTTCATCTGATTTTCAATGCAATCAAAGTTAAGTTTACAGTCGCAATATTAACCATTGACTGCATAAACTGTTCATATTTAGAACAAAACGTGCAATATATTAtagtaatacaaattataaattgGTATGGTATGATAACATGTATTTAGGgattaacaataaaacatcaaattgataTCCTTCTTAATTTTTTTCACCATAGCCATAAGGTAAATAACTTTGGTTGGAAATATTCTGTCTTACAAAAATCATGCAGTAAACTTCAGCCATATATATCTCACATGTTTTAACTTATATTACGTGCAGTGTAGTTTCCATTACCGATTGTTTTTACGAtaataagaaaattattttagtttttaaaaaaacaacaacaattgtgCCTGATATAACAAAGAAACGAGCCGCGCTCTCGCCGATATTAAACCAAACACAATCATATTTTAATGCTTTGCCTTATAATTGTTATCTAGGAGTATCAGTAGATTGTGTTTATAGTAAATTCctttgacttttttattgttttcaaaggaCTCCTTTAAACATACACGAGAGACAAATATTAATGTATCAAGATAAAACAAGTGAAAATAGATTTGACTTCTCAAATATCTTTTGATTTGAAACATTCACGTTATGTTATTATTTGAGAATTCTCAAACACACGAATCCCTACGCTCATACATTTTCGCATGTGATGACATGCTGACTATTTACGCAAAGAATCTAAAACTAATATTCgttaatattgcaaaataaaaaggaacagtgaaaaattcaaaatatttacaacatttaGTTTCTTTCTAAGTCAAAACCTCGCTCGTATTTTACGACacttgtatttattgaatacaCGTTTAGATCTATATGCTATTGTCTGGGTCATTATGATTCCTTATCATTTGCAGACGCTAAATTACCATTATATTACCATGAATGATGCTGATTTGCCAATAATTTTGTATGCAATTTACAACACTAAGAACGCGGTTT
The sequence above is drawn from the Mya arenaria isolate MELC-2E11 chromosome 14, ASM2691426v1 genome and encodes:
- the LOC128218461 gene encoding protein PRQFV-amide-like; its protein translation is MRLRQAMYIFVLFYASLVFSILAEETFSKNDDNERNKRDLSDFDANNLVKEKRQRDFIGKRMRDFVGKRSVEDDGYALDLSGAADDYGDVDKRYRDFLGKRNYPDKIESEKRMRDFLGKRDFEYLDTDDLTAGEMPPYTESFEDERGTHSYEKRMRDFVGKRAYGGDVSYLVKRLRDFVGKRFTPEDIMMLRSRYFVRKPKYERELIGKRSTPLYVSDIQEDKRMRDFLGKRMRDFVGKRMRDFLG